A single genomic interval of Granulicella tundricola MP5ACTX9 harbors:
- a CDS encoding NupC/NupG family nucleoside CNT transporter, whose protein sequence is MARFTGLLGLITFLSLAYAFSTDRRAIRWRTVAWGLSLQVVFAFAVIKWNTGQVILKSVSDFITGLLAHSADGSGLVFGYLGIPSNPMAVFAFSVLPTIIFVSAFFAILYHIGLMQQIIKVVAFIMQFTMGTSGAESTNVAASIFMGQTEAPLTIRPFLAGATRSELMTIMTSGMAHVSGGIMAAYILFGINAKDLLSAVIMTAPGTILVAKMLVPETGVPATAGTVKMPPSEEHANENFIAAIARGTIDGGQLAFNVAIMLLSFVALVGLFNAIMLGISNFTWAHGHIPFPHSLNNVLGVVGAPVAWLIGIPWRDCHAIGNLLGTRTIINEFLAFNELGKLKATLDPRTFSIATFALCGFANVGSIGMQIGGIGALIPSRRNDLAQLGLRAMLAGTMANLMSASIVSMLLK, encoded by the coding sequence TTGGCCCGATTCACCGGACTGCTCGGACTCATCACCTTCCTCTCCCTCGCCTACGCCTTCTCCACCGATCGCCGCGCCATCCGCTGGCGCACCGTAGCCTGGGGCCTCAGCCTCCAGGTCGTCTTCGCCTTTGCCGTCATCAAATGGAACACCGGACAGGTCATCCTCAAGTCCGTCTCGGACTTCATCACCGGCCTCCTCGCCCACTCAGCCGATGGCTCCGGCCTCGTCTTTGGCTACCTCGGCATCCCGTCCAACCCCATGGCCGTCTTCGCCTTCTCCGTCCTCCCCACCATCATCTTCGTCTCCGCCTTCTTCGCCATCCTGTATCACATTGGCCTCATGCAGCAGATCATCAAGGTCGTCGCCTTCATCATGCAGTTCACCATGGGCACCTCGGGCGCGGAGTCCACCAACGTAGCCGCCAGCATCTTCATGGGCCAGACCGAAGCCCCCCTCACCATCCGCCCCTTCCTGGCCGGAGCCACCCGCTCCGAACTCATGACCATCATGACCTCCGGCATGGCCCACGTCTCCGGCGGCATCATGGCCGCGTACATCCTCTTCGGCATCAACGCCAAGGACCTCCTCTCCGCCGTCATCATGACCGCCCCCGGCACCATTCTCGTCGCCAAGATGCTAGTCCCTGAAACAGGCGTCCCCGCCACCGCCGGCACCGTCAAGATGCCCCCCAGCGAGGAGCACGCCAACGAGAACTTCATCGCCGCCATCGCCCGAGGCACCATCGACGGAGGCCAACTCGCCTTCAACGTCGCCATCATGCTCCTCTCCTTCGTAGCCCTCGTAGGCCTCTTCAACGCCATAATGCTCGGCATCTCCAACTTCACCTGGGCCCACGGCCACATCCCCTTCCCTCACTCCCTCAACAACGTCCTCGGAGTCGTCGGTGCCCCCGTAGCCTGGCTCATCGGCATCCCCTGGCGAGACTGCCACGCCATCGGCAACCTCCTTGGCACCCGCACCATCATCAACGAGTTCCTCGCCTTTAACGAGCTCGGCAAACTCAAAGCCACCCTCGATCCCCGCACCTTCTCCATCGCCACCTTCGCCCTTTGCGGCTTCGCCAACGTAGGCTCCATCGGCATGCAGATCGGCGGCATCGGAGCCCTCATCCCCTCCCGCCGCAACGACCTGGCCCAGCTAGGCCTAAGAGCCATGCTCGCCGGAACCATGGCCAACCTCATGTCCGCCAGCATCGTCTCCATGCTCCTCAAATAA
- a CDS encoding catalase family peroxidase, which yields MPLPSDEKLVELGNELIKAFDGIFGLHPGFRPAHAKGVLLTGTFMPTAEAKALAPAPHFVQQATPVTVRFSDSTGLPQIPDTDGNANPRGMAIRFNLGEHVHTDIVAHSTDGFPTRTGGEFLEFLKAVATSGPDTPSPKPIEVFLGGHPAALKFVQTPKPFPVSFGTEDYFGVTAMQFTSEAGEVKFGRYQIVPKAGVARLSDDEVKAKGPNYSFDEIKERVAAGPVAFEVKLQVAGPGDVVDDATIHWPVERPVISLGTVVLDAVVADDAAEQQKIIFDPIPRCAGIEPSDDPLLELRAAIYLLSGRRRRAATQAE from the coding sequence ATGCCTTTGCCAAGTGACGAGAAGCTGGTTGAACTGGGAAACGAACTGATCAAGGCGTTTGACGGGATCTTTGGGCTGCATCCGGGGTTTCGCCCGGCGCATGCGAAGGGGGTGCTGCTGACAGGGACGTTTATGCCTACGGCTGAGGCCAAGGCGCTGGCACCTGCGCCGCATTTTGTGCAGCAGGCTACGCCGGTGACGGTGCGGTTTTCGGACTCGACGGGGCTGCCGCAGATTCCGGATACGGATGGGAATGCGAACCCGCGGGGGATGGCGATCCGGTTCAACCTGGGCGAGCATGTGCATACGGATATCGTGGCGCACTCGACCGATGGGTTTCCGACTCGGACGGGCGGGGAGTTTCTGGAGTTCCTGAAGGCTGTGGCGACGAGCGGGCCGGATACGCCTTCGCCGAAGCCGATCGAGGTGTTTCTGGGCGGGCATCCGGCGGCGTTGAAGTTCGTGCAGACGCCGAAGCCGTTTCCGGTGAGCTTTGGGACGGAAGACTACTTTGGCGTGACGGCAATGCAGTTTACGAGCGAGGCGGGAGAGGTGAAGTTTGGCCGCTACCAGATTGTGCCGAAGGCTGGGGTGGCTCGGCTGTCCGATGACGAGGTGAAGGCGAAGGGCCCGAACTACTCGTTTGACGAGATCAAGGAGCGGGTTGCGGCGGGGCCGGTGGCGTTCGAGGTGAAGCTGCAGGTGGCTGGGCCGGGCGATGTGGTGGACGATGCTACGATCCACTGGCCGGTGGAGAGGCCTGTGATCTCGCTGGGGACGGTGGTGCTGGATGCGGTGGTGGCGGATGATGCGGCCGAGCAGCAGAAGATCATCTTCGATCCGATTCCGCGGTGTGCAGGGATCGAGCCGAGTGACGATCCGCTGCTGGAGCTTCGGGCGGCGATCTATCTGCTGAGCGGCCGGCGGCGGCGGGCGGCTACGCAGGCGGAGTAG
- a CDS encoding SDR family oxidoreductase, whose product MQRTALVTGASRGLGAAMAIALAEAGFAVAVNYMTSEGRAVELCRSLTGRGLRAAAFQGDVRAEGDVARLVSEVTGALGPVDVLVVNATGHQPMLSIEEQTWQDYLDQMEFFVKSPLLLVQAVLGGMRERGFGRVIQIGSEVVELGNPRFANYVAAKAAQLGQTRSWARELGASGITVNLVAPGWIPTERSVDATAGEMAAYVAGVPLGRMGDAAEVGRVVAFLAGDGAGFVTGQKIAVNGGRTLG is encoded by the coding sequence ATGCAACGTACTGCACTGGTGACCGGGGCTTCGCGTGGGTTGGGCGCGGCGATGGCGATTGCACTGGCTGAGGCTGGGTTTGCTGTCGCGGTGAACTACATGACGAGCGAGGGGCGGGCGGTGGAGTTGTGCCGCTCGCTAACCGGCCGGGGGTTGAGGGCGGCGGCGTTTCAGGGTGATGTGCGGGCGGAGGGGGATGTCGCCCGGCTGGTGAGTGAGGTTACGGGTGCGCTGGGGCCGGTGGATGTGCTGGTGGTGAATGCTACGGGGCATCAGCCGATGCTTTCGATTGAAGAACAGACTTGGCAGGATTATCTGGATCAGATGGAGTTCTTTGTGAAGTCTCCGCTGCTGCTGGTGCAGGCGGTGCTGGGTGGGATGCGGGAGCGTGGGTTTGGGCGGGTGATCCAGATTGGGAGTGAGGTGGTTGAACTGGGGAACCCGCGCTTTGCGAACTATGTGGCGGCTAAGGCGGCTCAGTTGGGGCAGACGAGGTCCTGGGCTCGGGAGCTGGGGGCCAGTGGGATTACGGTGAATCTGGTGGCTCCTGGGTGGATTCCTACGGAGCGGAGTGTGGATGCTACGGCGGGGGAGATGGCGGCTTATGTTGCGGGCGTGCCGCTGGGGCGGATGGGGGATGCTGCGGAGGTTGGGCGGGTGGTGGCTTTTCTGGCTGGGGATGGGGCGGGGTTTGTGACTGGGCAGAAGATTGCGGTGAATGGGGGGAGGACTTTGGGGTGA